The Channa argus isolate prfri chromosome 22, Channa argus male v1.0, whole genome shotgun sequence genome has a window encoding:
- the klf5l gene encoding Kruppel-like factor 5 like isoform X1, with amino-acid sequence MATSVGLAMNPPHATEERAVFTQLKPVRLSGADGAEDTSVFDDVKPVVRVSTDPRTAVGLLTRIDLDKYLPQVNSPLLSPSNDTGDKKYRRESASVVDEYFSEDKPAPYSLNINVILPSTTHLRTGLYRPNTKTLTPHHIKTEPGLEVPCSIPTTTTQALPDFTSVFSVPPVVNNVFIKPDMSSGGVVSVTSGSQQPDLDTELHIGPPAPQPQVYHMPITSCADLTMTLSHTCPSAHGSANNRTMLNLTSATLPATNGNYMMAEHQLQQHHGYYQATPSSSQHTAPHSLPPSPPNSQPGSPDGQAELLSLAPQLPPPYQQRLGGMKVTGLSPHAMLMTHGQGVLTGPKYNRRNNPELEKRRIHFCNYQGCSKVYTKSSHLKAHQRTHTGEKPYRCTWENCDWRFARSDELTRHYRKHTGAKPFKCVACSRCFSRSDHLALHMKRHQN; translated from the exons ATGGCAACGAGTGTAGGACTCGCTATGAATCCGCCACATGCGACAGAGGAAAGGGCGGTTTTCACGCAGCTGAAGCCGGTGAGGTTGTCGGGAGCGGACGGCGCGGAGGACACGTCTGTGTTTGACGACGTCAAACCCGTGGTGAGAGTCTCTACCGACCCTCGGACTGCAGTCGGGCTGCTG ACTCGAATAGATTTGGACAAATACCTCCCCCAAGTCAACAGTCCTCTTCTGAGTCCTTCAAATGATACTGGTGACAAAAAGTACAGACGAGAGAGCGCCTCTGTAGTCGACGAGTACTTCTCAGAAGACAAACCTGCTCCTTACAGCCTCAACATCAACGTCATCCTTCCCAGCACAACTCACCTCCGCACAGGCCTCTATCGGCCGAACACCAAGACCCTAACACCCCACCACATCAAGACAGAGCCTGGGCTAGAGGTGCCCTGCTCGATTCCCACCACTACCACCCAGGCGTTGCCAGACTTCACCTCTGTCTTCAGCGTACCACCTGTAGTCAACAACGTTTTCATCAAACCAGACATGAGCTCTGGAGGAGTTGTCAGTGTGACTTCAGGGTCCCAGCAGCCAGATTTGGACACAGAGCTTCACATTGGGCCCCCAGCCCCTCAGCCGCAGGTCTACCACATGCCTATCACCAGCTGTGCCGACCTCACTATGACTCTGTCTCACACCTGCCCATCAGCACATGGCTCCGCCAATAACCGGACCATGCTGAACCTCACCAGTGCCACGCTGCCTGCAACCAATGGCAATTACATGATGGCCGAACATCAACTGCAACAGCACCATGGTTACTACCAGGCCACTCCGAGTTCATCTCAGCACACAGCACCCCACAGCCTTCCGCCTTCACCCCCAAACTCTCAGCCAGGAAGCCCAGATGGCCAAGCAGAGCTGCTTAGCTTAGCGCCCCAACTTCCGCCTCCCTATCAGCAGCGGCTGGGAGGAATGAAAGTGACAGGGTTATCTCCCCATGCCATGCTAATGACACATGGCCAGGGTGTCTTAACAGGTCCCAAATATAACAGGCGGAACAATCCAGAGCTGGAGAAGAGAAGGATCCATTTTTGTAATTATCAAG GCTGCAGCAAAGTTTACACAAAGAGCTCTCATCTGAAGGCACACCAAAGGACACATACAG GAGAAAAGCCTTACCGTTGTACGTGGGAGAACTGTGACTGGCGTTTTGCCCGGTCGGACGAGCTCACCAGACACTACAGGAAACACACCGGGGCTAAACCCTTCAAATGTGTCGCCTGCAGCCGCTGCTTCTCACGCTCTGACCACCTGGCCCTGCACATGAAGCGTCACCAGAATTAA
- the klf5l gene encoding Kruppel-like factor 5 like isoform X2 — translation MATSVGLAMNPPHATEERAVFTQLKPVRLSGADGAEDTSVFDDVKPVTRIDLDKYLPQVNSPLLSPSNDTGDKKYRRESASVVDEYFSEDKPAPYSLNINVILPSTTHLRTGLYRPNTKTLTPHHIKTEPGLEVPCSIPTTTTQALPDFTSVFSVPPVVNNVFIKPDMSSGGVVSVTSGSQQPDLDTELHIGPPAPQPQVYHMPITSCADLTMTLSHTCPSAHGSANNRTMLNLTSATLPATNGNYMMAEHQLQQHHGYYQATPSSSQHTAPHSLPPSPPNSQPGSPDGQAELLSLAPQLPPPYQQRLGGMKVTGLSPHAMLMTHGQGVLTGPKYNRRNNPELEKRRIHFCNYQGCSKVYTKSSHLKAHQRTHTGEKPYRCTWENCDWRFARSDELTRHYRKHTGAKPFKCVACSRCFSRSDHLALHMKRHQN, via the exons ATGGCAACGAGTGTAGGACTCGCTATGAATCCGCCACATGCGACAGAGGAAAGGGCGGTTTTCACGCAGCTGAAGCCGGTGAGGTTGTCGGGAGCGGACGGCGCGGAGGACACGTCTGTGTTTGACGACGTCAAACCCGTG ACTCGAATAGATTTGGACAAATACCTCCCCCAAGTCAACAGTCCTCTTCTGAGTCCTTCAAATGATACTGGTGACAAAAAGTACAGACGAGAGAGCGCCTCTGTAGTCGACGAGTACTTCTCAGAAGACAAACCTGCTCCTTACAGCCTCAACATCAACGTCATCCTTCCCAGCACAACTCACCTCCGCACAGGCCTCTATCGGCCGAACACCAAGACCCTAACACCCCACCACATCAAGACAGAGCCTGGGCTAGAGGTGCCCTGCTCGATTCCCACCACTACCACCCAGGCGTTGCCAGACTTCACCTCTGTCTTCAGCGTACCACCTGTAGTCAACAACGTTTTCATCAAACCAGACATGAGCTCTGGAGGAGTTGTCAGTGTGACTTCAGGGTCCCAGCAGCCAGATTTGGACACAGAGCTTCACATTGGGCCCCCAGCCCCTCAGCCGCAGGTCTACCACATGCCTATCACCAGCTGTGCCGACCTCACTATGACTCTGTCTCACACCTGCCCATCAGCACATGGCTCCGCCAATAACCGGACCATGCTGAACCTCACCAGTGCCACGCTGCCTGCAACCAATGGCAATTACATGATGGCCGAACATCAACTGCAACAGCACCATGGTTACTACCAGGCCACTCCGAGTTCATCTCAGCACACAGCACCCCACAGCCTTCCGCCTTCACCCCCAAACTCTCAGCCAGGAAGCCCAGATGGCCAAGCAGAGCTGCTTAGCTTAGCGCCCCAACTTCCGCCTCCCTATCAGCAGCGGCTGGGAGGAATGAAAGTGACAGGGTTATCTCCCCATGCCATGCTAATGACACATGGCCAGGGTGTCTTAACAGGTCCCAAATATAACAGGCGGAACAATCCAGAGCTGGAGAAGAGAAGGATCCATTTTTGTAATTATCAAG GCTGCAGCAAAGTTTACACAAAGAGCTCTCATCTGAAGGCACACCAAAGGACACATACAG GAGAAAAGCCTTACCGTTGTACGTGGGAGAACTGTGACTGGCGTTTTGCCCGGTCGGACGAGCTCACCAGACACTACAGGAAACACACCGGGGCTAAACCCTTCAAATGTGTCGCCTGCAGCCGCTGCTTCTCACGCTCTGACCACCTGGCCCTGCACATGAAGCGTCACCAGAATTAA